From Bacteroidales bacterium, the proteins below share one genomic window:
- a CDS encoding PKD domain-containing protein translates to MKKYLLLLVIFTIFGFIDAFSQCSNCNSNYPSALQTITPGQTLTVSSCVYGGEYSYYSVTSGVTYTWQTCGDSDFDTQLTLFQGGTCGSGTVLANNDDGCGTQSTITWTATFTGTVTLLLSQYSCANNSTCMTLSWSATGGGSGGGGGGADCAHADPFCTGTTYNFPMQTNNGSAETGPQYGCLCATPNPVWYYLRISQSGPIGITISSTCGDIDYAAWGPFSSLTCSPSDLTTNTSGCGGNYSAPSGNMVDCAYSGAATEVLDISNALVGQYYLLCITNYANCVGNCIFSQTSGTGATDCSIVTCDITNLTATPSACNSATNTYSVSGTITFNGQPTTGTLTITDNAGQSQTFNAPFTSPINYTISGITANGAAHTITAQFSNAPSCNFTVNYTAPPACNTCTANAGPDQTVCGLSATLGATGGAGYSAYQWSNVPGLTFSNIASPTSTVTASSPGTYTLTWNVTTTAGVTCSDQVAITFVNPQAGFTYNGNQCVTGNSYNFTNTGTSSGATYSWTFPSGSPSTSTAQNPTGITWSTPGTYTVTQTVTQGSCTATYSQIITVYPNPTANITPTNVTCFGACNGSAIASGSGGSGSYSYSWNTGPTSQTISSLCPGTYTVTVTDTYGCKGTASVNITQPAALTLTTTRTNPTCNGTCNGTANVSVTGGIGPFSYLWSNSGNTASINGLCAGTYTVTVTDQASPGCTQTANVVLTDPPAMVLSTSKVDATCGANNGSATVTITSGGTPNYNYAWSNGSTTNNTTATSNTINGLGAGAYTVTVTDANGCSKTTIVNVASSGAPTATITASTNPLCNGQCNGTATVSLTVTTTPPYNYYWSNGSQTLGTASTSNSVSNLCTGSTSVTVTDNLGCSAVTSVNLTAPSALAQSTTSVSAHCGHNDGSATINVSGGTPGYTYQWNAAAGSQTTQTANNLLPGSYTVTATDVNGCTIVGNVTVGNLAGVVASIASQTNVSCNGGNNGTATATGTGGNLPYGYLWPASAGNQTTATATNLAAGSYVVTVTDANGCTSTSTVTITQPSAVTAIASVVSNALCNGSCNGSANVVGGGGTSPYTYLWSNTQTSATATGLCAGTYNVTVRDANNCSAVTSVNITQPTTLTASASSISAHCNQNDGSASASASGGTPPYNYNWNSGQTVQNISGIVTGSYTVTVTDANGCTAVANTVVGNIPGGTATIASLNYTSCSGVCDGSTSVSMSGGTLPYNYLWSNGATSSSISGLCAAIYTVTVTDAAGCTATATADVKSPDPLILSFNVNDILCFGACNGSIDVTPTGGTLPYSYNWSNSVFVANNDNLCSGTYTVTVTDSHGCSATGSRTISSIPPITLSAVSTDANCNQSNGALDLTVTNGAFPFTFNWSNGGTTEDLTNIPAGVYNVTVTDVKGCTATGSFTVSNISGPQASISSFTNITCNGLCNGVATGQVTGGTPPFIYAWSNGQTSQTATSLCSGSYTFSVTDAAGCVSTANVTITQPTPLQIVNISSTSPACNGDCNGTASVIVSGGTTPYTYQWTGGSPFGGNSPTTASTGGICSGMLTVTITDANGCTVTGSTGVVEPAILSLVPNSTPESCSGAHDGTASVVPAGGTVPYTYQWSANTGGQTTSTAFNLASGSYSCTVTDAHGCTVSIPVNVTGPNPMVFNNITSTDIPCYQANNGTISVNVGGGTPPYSYQWTNSIGTYASTNQNIGNLPAETYFLTVTDANGCYITTNVVINQPPALQLNLIKTDETCYQFCNGTIQANVSGGQVPYSYLWSNGAVTSSLNNLCPGNYGVTVTDHNGCTISGNVTVIGPPLLQIDVVSIVPATCGQSNGEATISFQGGTTGYSIQWSTGGNSVHETGMPAGNHTVTLIDQNGCTATQQISIQNLTGPSITSVVSSPVSCAGFADGVAIVSYTPSNPPAPPYITTWNNGMNGDTITGLAGGTYYVTVQDANGCITAGNVVVQEPTQFVSVVSGTTHNHCYGECIGTASILAGGGTPPYTYSWLGIGQTGSSATGLCAGTYSVVAVDARGCTSVNTVTINEPPAITINGTTTDVLCNGGNSGIVSISVSGGTPVYQYVWQPPAFGTTSVIANMPAGTYTVVVTDSWNCSNTASFTINQPDPIVVYTSSTPAHCGDNNGTATIDSITGGVPSYTYLWSPGNMTTNHVTDLASGIYQLIITDANGCTQVTPVPVSEIYPPEQISFSKTDALCYGSFDGTATATVNGGLAPYSYQWSNGQTTNQAVNLGAGTYSVTVTDNNGCSIANSVTINQPNPIIVYANGSDTICMGNYSVNITANASGGTPPYTFTWTGPDLTNPNSQVQLVSPDSTTNYFVNVYDANGCASSIPGSVTVYVYPPITATISNDVVICSGDMYPIQVNAQGGKPPYTYIWNIGNGNPNLVTPSDTTTYTVEVHDACGTPPATASMTIFVQEPPHIIRHPRFQKGCVPLLANFDCLVDPASQPVTYSWNFGDPSSGLLNTSQDSVTSHLYGIQGNYDVTLVLTSSFGCQTTQIYNNLVQVFPYPQVDFTYSPTENISAINGDVWFAAQTDASNQLIWNFGDGSVAAGQMNPMHTYTQPGIYEILLIARNGEGCADTAIHALKVNEVFTLWVPTAFTPGSGNGNAYFYPRGLGIDSSDYYLAIFDRWGQMVFETRVFPPATNLTPSEVMSLSATQLQWEPGGWNGGYMNDVSKIVPVGTYTWYVKVKEKDTGYIHEKTGPVTVIR, encoded by the coding sequence ATGAAAAAATATTTATTACTACTTGTTATATTTACCATTTTTGGATTTATTGATGCATTTTCTCAATGCAGCAATTGCAATTCAAATTATCCTTCTGCTTTACAAACGATTACTCCAGGACAAACATTAACGGTTAGTTCTTGTGTATATGGTGGGGAATATTCTTATTATAGTGTAACATCGGGAGTTACATATACATGGCAAACCTGTGGTGATTCAGATTTTGATACACAGTTAACTTTATTTCAGGGTGGAACTTGCGGCAGTGGAACTGTATTAGCAAACAACGATGATGGGTGTGGAACTCAATCAACAATAACTTGGACTGCTACTTTTACTGGAACAGTAACTTTGTTATTGAGTCAATATAGTTGTGCTAATAACTCAACTTGTATGACACTTTCGTGGAGTGCAACGGGAGGAGGTAGTGGAGGAGGTGGTGGAGGAGCAGATTGTGCTCATGCCGACCCTTTTTGTACTGGTACTACCTATAATTTTCCAATGCAAACCAATAATGGAAGTGCAGAAACAGGACCACAATATGGTTGTTTATGTGCTACCCCAAACCCCGTTTGGTATTATTTAAGAATTTCTCAATCCGGACCCATTGGTATTACTATTTCAAGTACTTGTGGTGATATTGACTATGCTGCATGGGGACCATTTAGCTCTTTAACTTGTTCTCCAAGTGATTTAACAACTAACACTTCAGGTTGTGGAGGAAATTATTCAGCACCTAGTGGCAATATGGTTGATTGTGCTTATAGTGGTGCGGCAACAGAAGTTTTAGATATTTCTAATGCTTTGGTAGGTCAATATTATTTGCTTTGTATTACTAATTACGCAAACTGTGTTGGTAATTGTATTTTTTCTCAAACAAGTGGTACAGGAGCTACAGACTGTAGTATTGTAACTTGCGATATAACAAACTTAACGGCCACGCCTTCGGCTTGTAATTCGGCTACTAACACATATTCTGTTTCAGGTACTATTACATTTAATGGGCAACCTACCACGGGTACGCTTACTATTACTGATAATGCCGGACAAAGTCAAACGTTTAATGCACCTTTTACCAGTCCGATAAATTATACTATTTCAGGTATTACTGCCAATGGAGCGGCACATACAATTACAGCTCAATTTAGTAATGCACCTTCGTGTAATTTTACTGTAAATTATACAGCACCACCTGCATGTAATACATGTACTGCCAATGCTGGTCCAGATCAAACGGTATGTGGATTGTCAGCAACATTAGGTGCAACAGGTGGGGCGGGATATAGCGCTTATCAATGGTCAAATGTACCAGGGTTAACTTTCAGCAATATTGCTTCGCCAACATCAACGGTTACAGCATCATCACCAGGGACATATACTTTAACTTGGAATGTAACGACTACCGCTGGAGTTACTTGTTCCGACCAAGTAGCTATTACATTTGTGAATCCACAAGCAGGTTTTACATATAATGGCAATCAATGTGTTACAGGCAATAGTTATAATTTTACCAATACAGGTACTTCATCGGGAGCAACGTATTCATGGACTTTCCCTAGTGGAAGCCCTTCTACATCTACAGCTCAAAATCCAACGGGCATAACATGGAGTACACCAGGAACTTATACTGTAACCCAAACCGTTACTCAAGGTTCTTGTACCGCGACTTATTCTCAAATAATTACCGTTTATCCAAATCCTACTGCTAACATTACTCCTACTAATGTTACATGTTTTGGGGCTTGTAATGGGAGTGCTATAGCTTCGGGAAGTGGTGGAAGTGGATCATATTCTTACAGCTGGAATACCGGACCTACCTCGCAAACCATATCATCATTGTGTCCGGGGACTTATACCGTTACCGTTACCGATACATATGGTTGTAAAGGGACTGCTTCAGTAAATATAACTCAGCCTGCAGCACTCACATTAACGACTACACGAACAAATCCTACTTGTAATGGAACTTGTAATGGAACTGCAAATGTTTCGGTTACCGGTGGTATAGGACCATTTAGTTATTTGTGGAGTAATTCTGGAAACACAGCGTCTATAAATGGTTTATGTGCTGGAACTTATACCGTAACAGTTACTGACCAAGCTTCGCCAGGTTGTACTCAAACAGCTAACGTTGTTTTAACTGATCCACCTGCTATGGTTTTATCTACCTCAAAAGTGGATGCAACATGCGGAGCAAACAATGGTTCAGCTACTGTAACAATAACTTCAGGTGGAACGCCCAATTACAATTATGCTTGGTCAAACGGTTCAACAACGAATAATACAACAGCTACCTCTAATACTATTAATGGTTTAGGAGCAGGGGCGTATACTGTAACTGTAACGGATGCAAACGGTTGCAGCAAAACAACAATCGTTAATGTTGCTAGTTCGGGAGCACCAACTGCAACTATTACGGCAAGTACCAACCCTCTATGTAATGGACAATGTAATGGAACAGCTACCGTTTCATTAACAGTTACTACAACACCTCCATATAATTATTATTGGTCGAATGGTTCACAAACATTAGGAACAGCTTCGACTTCAAATAGTGTTAGTAATCTTTGTACAGGTTCAACTTCAGTAACGGTTACCGATAATTTAGGTTGTAGTGCAGTAACATCTGTAAATTTAACTGCTCCTTCAGCTCTTGCTCAAAGTACTACTTCAGTTAGCGCACATTGTGGACATAACGATGGAAGTGCTACTATTAATGTTTCTGGAGGAACGCCCGGATATACGTACCAATGGAATGCAGCTGCAGGTAGTCAAACTACTCAAACAGCAAATAATTTACTGCCTGGTAGTTATACTGTAACGGCTACCGATGTTAATGGTTGTACCATAGTAGGGAATGTTACTGTTGGTAATTTAGCAGGTGTGGTTGCTTCTATTGCTTCGCAAACCAATGTTAGTTGCAATGGAGGTAATAATGGTACGGCAACTGCAACGGGAACCGGTGGCAATTTACCCTACGGTTATTTGTGGCCTGCTTCTGCTGGAAATCAAACAACGGCAACTGCAACTAATCTTGCTGCTGGTAGTTATGTTGTTACTGTAACCGATGCCAATGGTTGTACCTCAACCTCAACCGTTACAATTACACAACCTTCTGCAGTTACAGCAATTGCTTCCGTTGTATCAAATGCATTGTGTAATGGATCGTGCAATGGATCGGCCAATGTTGTGGGAGGAGGTGGAACTTCGCCTTATACCTATTTATGGTCAAATACACAAACTTCTGCAACGGCAACCGGTTTATGTGCAGGAACCTATAATGTTACAGTACGCGATGCCAATAATTGTTCGGCTGTAACTTCTGTAAATATAACTCAACCTACAACGTTAACAGCAAGTGCTAGTTCGATTTCGGCTCATTGTAACCAAAACGATGGCTCTGCTTCAGCATCGGCAAGTGGAGGAACACCGCCATATAATTATAATTGGAATAGTGGTCAAACAGTACAAAATATTTCTGGAATAGTTACTGGTAGTTATACTGTAACTGTAACAGATGCTAATGGATGTACTGCAGTCGCTAATACGGTAGTAGGAAATATTCCGGGTGGCACTGCAACGATAGCTTCTTTAAACTACACTTCTTGTAGTGGTGTTTGTGACGGGTCGACTTCAGTGTCTATGTCGGGTGGTACATTGCCCTACAACTACTTGTGGTCAAATGGAGCAACTTCGTCCTCAATATCGGGTTTATGTGCTGCTATTTATACTGTTACTGTAACTGATGCAGCCGGTTGTACAGCTACAGCGACTGCCGATGTTAAATCACCAGATCCTTTAATTTTATCATTTAATGTGAATGATATCCTTTGTTTTGGTGCTTGTAATGGTAGCATAGATGTAACTCCAACAGGAGGAACTTTGCCTTATTCATATAATTGGAGTAATAGTGTTTTTGTGGCCAATAATGACAATTTATGTAGTGGCACTTACACTGTAACAGTAACTGACAGTCATGGTTGTTCTGCAACAGGATCAAGAACTATTAGTTCTATTCCTCCAATAACACTTTCGGCTGTTTCTACTGATGCTAATTGTAATCAATCCAATGGTGCTTTGGATTTAACTGTTACTAATGGAGCTTTCCCGTTTACGTTTAATTGGTCGAATGGTGGAACAACAGAAGATTTAACTAATATTCCTGCAGGTGTTTATAATGTAACGGTAACAGATGTTAAAGGTTGTACAGCAACGGGAAGTTTTACAGTTTCTAATATAAGCGGACCTCAAGCAAGTATATCGTCATTTACAAATATTACATGTAATGGTTTGTGCAATGGTGTTGCAACGGGTCAAGTTACTGGAGGAACACCTCCATTTATATATGCTTGGAGCAATGGTCAAACAAGTCAAACAGCAACAAGCTTATGTTCAGGATCATATACATTTAGCGTTACTGATGCTGCTGGATGTGTAAGTACAGCAAATGTTACTATTACTCAGCCAACACCTCTTCAAATAGTAAATATCTCTAGTACATCGCCAGCTTGTAATGGAGATTGTAACGGTACAGCAAGTGTTATTGTTTCGGGTGGAACAACGCCTTATACTTACCAGTGGACAGGTGGTTCTCCTTTTGGTGGCAATTCTCCGACTACTGCATCAACAGGAGGTATATGTAGTGGTATGTTAACCGTAACGATTACCGATGCGAATGGTTGTACCGTAACTGGAAGTACAGGTGTAGTTGAGCCAGCTATTTTGTCGTTAGTCCCTAACTCAACACCGGAATCTTGTTCGGGGGCACATGATGGAACTGCTTCTGTTGTCCCTGCTGGTGGTACAGTACCTTATACATATCAATGGTCGGCAAATACAGGTGGACAAACAACCTCTACTGCATTTAATTTAGCTTCGGGTAGTTATTCTTGTACAGTTACCGATGCACATGGCTGTACTGTTAGCATTCCTGTTAATGTTACTGGTCCCAATCCAATGGTATTTAATAATATTACTAGTACCGACATCCCTTGTTACCAAGCAAATAATGGAACCATTTCAGTTAATGTGGGTGGTGGTACTCCTCCTTATAGTTACCAATGGACAAATTCGATTGGAACTTATGCTTCTACCAATCAAAATATTGGTAATTTACCAGCTGAAACGTATTTTTTAACCGTTACTGATGCTAATGGATGTTACATTACTACTAATGTTGTGATAAATCAACCTCCAGCATTACAACTAAATTTAATTAAAACAGATGAAACATGTTATCAATTTTGCAACGGAACTATTCAAGCCAATGTATCGGGTGGACAAGTTCCATATAGTTATTTATGGTCAAATGGAGCGGTAACTTCATCATTAAATAATTTATGTCCGGGTAATTATGGTGTTACCGTTACCGATCATAATGGTTGCACTATTTCAGGAAATGTTACGGTTATCGGTCCGCCATTGTTGCAAATAGATGTAGTTAGTATAGTGCCAGCAACTTGTGGACAGTCCAATGGAGAGGCAACCATAAGTTTCCAAGGTGGGACAACGGGTTATAGCATACAATGGTCAACAGGAGGAAACTCAGTTCATGAAACGGGTATGCCAGCTGGAAATCACACGGTAACCCTAATTGACCAAAATGGGTGTACAGCAACACAACAAATTTCGATTCAAAATTTAACAGGACCTAGTATAACTTCGGTTGTTTCAAGTCCTGTTTCTTGTGCAGGTTTTGCCGATGGAGTAGCCATTGTTAGTTATACTCCATCAAATCCTCCTGCTCCACCATATATAACAACTTGGAACAATGGCATGAATGGTGATACTATTACAGGTTTAGCAGGTGGAACTTATTATGTTACTGTTCAGGATGCTAATGGTTGTATAACTGCTGGTAATGTTGTAGTGCAAGAACCCACGCAATTTGTTTCCGTAGTTAGTGGAACCACTCATAACCATTGTTATGGTGAATGTATTGGTACGGCTAGTATTTTAGCGGGTGGTGGTACTCCTCCTTATACTTATTCGTGGTTAGGTATTGGGCAGACGGGCTCAAGTGCAACTGGTTTATGTGCTGGAACTTATTCTGTTGTAGCTGTAGATGCGAGAGGGTGTACTTCAGTAAATACAGTTACTATAAATGAGCCTCCCGCTATTACAATTAATGGAACTACTACTGATGTTTTATGTAATGGTGGAAACAGTGGAATAGTATCCATCTCCGTAAGTGGTGGAACACCTGTATATCAATATGTATGGCAACCTCCTGCCTTTGGTACCACTTCGGTTATAGCAAATATGCCTGCCGGTACATACACGGTTGTAGTTACTGATAGTTGGAACTGTTCAAATACTGCTAGCTTTACCATTAATCAACCCGATCCCATCGTTGTTTATACATCGTCAACCCCAGCCCATTGTGGCGATAATAATGGAACTGCAACTATAGATTCTATTACAGGAGGAGTTCCCTCGTATACTTATTTATGGTCGCCAGGAAATATGACAACCAATCATGTAACCGATTTAGCTAGTGGAATTTATCAGTTGATAATAACTGATGCAAATGGCTGTACACAGGTAACTCCTGTTCCTGTTAGTGAAATATATCCACCAGAGCAAATAAGCTTTAGTAAAACAGATGCATTATGTTATGGCAGCTTTGATGGAACTGCTACAGCAACAGTTAATGGTGGATTAGCTCCATACTCATATCAGTGGAGTAATGGCCAAACAACTAACCAAGCAGTAAATTTAGGAGCAGGAACTTATAGTGTAACTGTTACCGATAATAATGGTTGCAGTATAGCAAACAGCGTTACCATAAATCAACCTAACCCAATTATTGTCTATGCCAATGGAAGTGATACAATATGTATGGGTAATTACAGTGTTAATATAACTGCAAATGCTTCAGGTGGAACTCCACCTTATACTTTCACATGGACAGGACCCGATTTAACCAACCCAAATTCTCAAGTTCAATTAGTCTCACCTGATTCTACTACCAATTATTTTGTAAATGTATATGATGCCAATGGTTGTGCTTCGTCTATACCTGGAAGTGTTACAGTATATGTTTATCCGCCTATTACAGCAACTATTTCTAACGATGTAGTTATTTGTTCGGGCGATATGTATCCTATTCAAGTAAATGCACAAGGCGGTAAACCTCCTTATACTTATATATGGAACATTGGAAATGGGAATCCAAATTTAGTAACTCCTAGTGATACAACTACTTATACAGTTGAGGTTCACGATGCTTGTGGTACTCCACCTGCCACTGCTTCAATGACAATTTTTGTACAAGAGCCTCCTCATATTATTCGTCATCCACGTTTCCAAAAAGGTTGTGTGCCTTTATTAGCTAATTTCGATTGTTTGGTTGATCCTGCTTCACAACCCGTTACTTACTCTTGGAATTTTGGTGATCCGTCTTCGGGCTTATTAAATACATCACAAGATAGTGTAACATCGCATCTGTACGGGATACAAGGGAATTATGATGTTACATTAGTGCTTACTTCTTCGTTTGGTTGTCAAACTACACAAATTTATAATAACTTAGTGCAGGTATTCCCTTATCCTCAGGTTGATTTTACTTATAGTCCAACAGAAAACATATCAGCTATTAATGGTGATGTTTGGTTTGCTGCTCAAACCGATGCTAGTAATCAACTTATATGGAATTTTGGAGATGGTAGTGTGGCTGCCGGACAAATGAATCCAATGCATACCTATACACAACCTGGTATATATGAAATTCTTCTGATTGCTCGAAATGGTGAGGGTTGTGCAGATACTGCTATCCATGCTTTAAAAGTAAACGAAGTATTTACTTTATGGGTACCTACTGCGTTTACACCCGGAAGTGGAAATGGTAACGCATATTTCTACCCTCGCGGTTTAGGAATTGATTCGAGCGATTATTATTTGGCTATTTTCGATCGTTGGGGACAAATGGTTTTTGAAACCCGAGTATTTCCACCAGCTACTAATTTAACACCAAGCGAGGTAATGTCTTTATCGGCTACGCAATTACAGTGGGAACCGGGCGGTTGGAATGGTGGTTACATGAATGATGTAAGCAAAATTGTTCCTGTTGGTACCTATACTTGGTATGTTAAAGTTAAAGAAAAAGATACAGGTTATATCCACGAAAAAACTGGTCCCGTAACAGTGATACGATAG